A single Dehalococcoidales bacterium DNA region contains:
- a CDS encoding inositol-3-phosphate synthase — protein sequence MGKINVAIIGVGNCASSLVQGVHYYKDAKETEEVPGLMHVNLGGYHISDINFVAAFDVDKNKVGKDLAEAIYTKPNNTYKFCDVPITGVKVMRGMTHDGLGKYLSEIIQKAPPPTVDIVKVLKETKTDVVLNYLPVGSEMATKWYVEQILQAGCAMVNCIPVFIASHKDWATRFADHGLPIIGDDIKSQVGATIVHRVLTKLFVDRGVKLEKTYQLNFGGNTDFLNMLERERLESKKISKTGAVTSQLPYKLDAGDIHVGPSDYVPFLLDRKFCHIRMEGRTFGDVPLLVEAKLEVWDSPNSAGVVIDALRCCKLALDKGLKGALTGPSSYFMKTPPIQYSDSEARTKTEEFIAANALNAKEKPAKKRGAK from the coding sequence ATGGGGAAGATAAATGTGGCGATTATCGGCGTGGGCAACTGCGCCTCGTCCCTGGTACAGGGCGTGCACTACTATAAGGACGCCAAGGAAACCGAAGAAGTACCGGGTCTGATGCATGTCAACCTGGGCGGCTACCACATCAGCGATATCAACTTCGTGGCGGCCTTCGACGTAGATAAAAACAAGGTGGGCAAAGACCTGGCGGAAGCCATTTACACCAAGCCCAACAACACCTACAAGTTCTGCGACGTGCCCATCACCGGCGTCAAGGTAATGCGGGGCATGACCCATGACGGACTGGGCAAATACCTCTCCGAGATTATCCAGAAAGCGCCCCCGCCGACGGTGGACATCGTCAAGGTGCTGAAAGAGACCAAGACCGACGTGGTACTCAACTACCTGCCGGTGGGCAGCGAAATGGCCACCAAATGGTACGTGGAACAGATTTTACAGGCCGGCTGCGCCATGGTCAACTGCATACCGGTCTTTATAGCCAGCCACAAGGACTGGGCGACCCGCTTCGCCGACCACGGCCTGCCGATTATCGGCGACGACATCAAGAGCCAGGTGGGCGCGACCATCGTGCACCGGGTGCTGACCAAGCTGTTCGTGGACCGCGGGGTGAAGCTGGAAAAGACCTACCAGCTCAACTTCGGGGGGAACACGGACTTCCTCAACATGCTGGAGCGCGAGCGGCTGGAGTCCAAGAAAATCTCCAAGACCGGCGCGGTAACCTCCCAGCTCCCCTACAAGCTGGACGCCGGCGATATCCACGTGGGGCCGAGCGACTACGTGCCGTTCCTGCTCGACCGCAAGTTCTGCCATATCCGGATGGAAGGCCGCACCTTCGGGGACGTTCCCCTGCTGGTGGAAGCCAAGCTGGAAGTCTGGGACAGCCCCAACTCCGCGGGCGTGGTGATAGACGCGCTGCGCTGCTGCAAGCTGGCGCTGGACAAAGGCCTCAAGGGCGCCTTGACCGGGCCTTCATCCTATTTCATGAAAACCCCGCCGATACAGTACAGCGACTCCGAAGCGCGGACCAAGACGGAAGAGTTCATCGCCGCCAACGCTTTAAACGCTAAAGAGAAACCGGCCAAAAAGCGGGGGGCAAAATAG
- the truB gene encoding tRNA pseudouridine(55) synthase TruB produces the protein MDGILNINKSAGKTSYGVVAAVKRLTGERHAGHAGTLDPDATGVLPVCLGKGTRVVEFLADSTKAYRAVIEAGAATDTYDASGQVTRRGDASGVDVMQLEEALSPFRGDIRQVPPMYSALKHQGQKLYELARAGIDIERESRPVTIYRLELLDWQPPLVTLEIECSKGTYVRSIAHDLGERLGCGAHLKELTRTRCGIFDIKDAITLTQLETGVQTGDWQQYLHPIDSVLQDMPSFTVDEVDEAAIKTGSPVRLKTGKGETGQGYGRAYSADGRFLAILTHEVGDEYWRPKKVFI, from the coding sequence ATGGATGGTATACTGAACATCAACAAGTCGGCGGGGAAGACGTCTTACGGGGTGGTGGCGGCGGTAAAGCGGCTGACGGGGGAGCGGCACGCGGGTCATGCCGGGACGCTGGACCCGGACGCCACCGGGGTGCTGCCGGTATGCCTGGGGAAGGGCACGCGGGTGGTGGAGTTCCTGGCGGACAGCACCAAGGCCTACCGCGCCGTCATCGAGGCGGGGGCGGCTACCGACACCTATGACGCAAGCGGGCAGGTCACCCGCCGCGGGGACGCTTCCGGCGTAGACGTGATGCAACTGGAAGAGGCGCTTAGCCCCTTCCGCGGCGACATACGGCAAGTCCCGCCGATGTACAGCGCCCTGAAACACCAGGGACAGAAACTCTACGAACTGGCCCGCGCCGGCATCGACATCGAGCGGGAAAGCCGGCCGGTAACGATATACCGGCTGGAACTGCTCGATTGGCAACCGCCGCTGGTCACACTGGAAATAGAGTGCAGCAAAGGGACGTATGTAAGGTCGATAGCGCACGACCTGGGGGAGAGGCTGGGCTGCGGGGCGCACCTTAAAGAGCTAACGCGCACCCGCTGCGGCATCTTCGACATCAAAGACGCCATTACATTGACGCAACTGGAAACGGGCGTACAGACCGGGGACTGGCAACAATACCTCCACCCCATCGACAGCGTACTACAGGACATGCCGTCGTTCACGGTAGATGAAGTCGATGAAGCGGCCATAAAGACCGGCAGTCCGGTACGCCTGAAAACCGGGAAAGGGGAAACGGGGCAGGGCTACGGACGGGCCTACAGCGCGGACGGGCGCTTCCTGGCCATACTAACGCACGAAGTCGGCGACGAATACTGGCGGCCTAAAAAGGTTTTTATCTGA
- a CDS encoding pyridoxal phosphate-dependent aminotransferase → MKYSPLLDSIPDYPFRKVAKISREAEQRDGVPVINARIGIPDREAPQAVKEALARAVLADKSTYGYPCDTHPERGIPELIEAIIEDYRVKHNVKLRPENIMVTGWAKEVLYYMASLFDEGTIYIPDPVYPVYEAATVLSGHQAARVGTSAKTRWLPEFSFKETDKPAAFYFCDPNNPTGAVANKEYYTSLLAKMEAADVTGIFDKAYKDYVFDDKTRPVSITEIPGMMERGFEIVSLSKHYNYVGIGLAWIVSSEENINRWLKASSQHSQGVEWYKQKAGADTLTSPAIRAQMQAYLKELKARRDVFSKGLRELGLKVEVPAATPYLWIKVPEGFSDEDFVLNTLISKAHVALMPGSYFGESGRGYMRATLFLSLPQIEEALERIRRVKGW, encoded by the coding sequence ATGAAGTATTCACCGCTGCTGGACAGTATTCCGGACTATCCTTTCCGCAAGGTGGCCAAAATCTCCAGGGAGGCGGAGCAGCGGGACGGCGTGCCGGTCATCAACGCGCGCATCGGCATCCCGGACAGGGAGGCACCCCAGGCTGTTAAGGAAGCGCTGGCCCGGGCGGTGCTGGCGGACAAGTCCACCTACGGCTATCCCTGCGATACGCACCCGGAACGCGGCATCCCGGAGCTTATCGAGGCTATCATCGAGGACTACCGGGTGAAGCACAATGTAAAGCTCCGGCCGGAGAACATCATGGTCACCGGCTGGGCCAAGGAAGTTCTCTACTACATGGCGAGCCTGTTCGACGAGGGGACGATTTATATCCCCGACCCGGTCTATCCCGTCTATGAAGCCGCCACCGTGCTGTCCGGACACCAGGCGGCGCGGGTGGGGACATCGGCGAAAACCAGGTGGCTGCCGGAGTTCAGTTTTAAAGAGACAGACAAACCGGCGGCTTTTTATTTTTGCGACCCGAACAATCCCACCGGAGCGGTGGCGAACAAAGAATACTACACATCGCTGCTGGCCAAAATGGAAGCGGCGGACGTGACCGGCATCTTCGATAAAGCCTATAAAGACTACGTCTTCGACGACAAGACCCGTCCCGTGTCCATAACCGAGATTCCGGGCATGATGGAACGCGGTTTCGAAATCGTGTCGCTCTCCAAGCATTATAACTACGTGGGCATAGGGCTGGCGTGGATAGTCAGCAGCGAGGAGAACATCAACCGCTGGCTCAAGGCTTCCAGCCAGCACAGCCAGGGCGTGGAATGGTACAAGCAGAAAGCCGGGGCGGACACCCTGACCAGTCCCGCCATCAGGGCGCAGATGCAGGCGTACCTTAAAGAGCTCAAAGCCAGGCGGGACGTCTTCAGCAAGGGGCTGCGGGAGCTGGGGCTCAAGGTGGAAGTGCCCGCCGCCACCCCCTACCTCTGGATAAAGGTGCCGGAGGGCTTCAGCGACGAGGACTTCGTGCTGAATACGCTGATAAGCAAGGCGCACGTGGCGCTGATGCCGGGGTCGTACTTCGGGGAGAGCGGGCGGGGCTACATGAGAGCGACGCTTTTCCTCTCCCTGCCGCAAATCGAGGAGGCGCTGGAGCGGATAAGGAGGGTGAAGGGGTGGTAG